In Phragmites australis chromosome 24, lpPhrAust1.1, whole genome shotgun sequence, the following are encoded in one genomic region:
- the LOC133907814 gene encoding thiol protease SEN102-like, producing MERQHILLVVAVLAIGGIAMVQAGGAVPFTEKDLETEASLWKLYEKWRGVHTVSRDLAEKKAKFEVFKKNAAYVHEFNGRKDKTYKLGLNRFADMTLDEFKKKYTGAKPVNRNAVKPKYMGSKVADGDVPDSFDWRDYGAVTPVKDQGQCGSCWAFSGTESVESINAIVTGNLLSLSEQQVLDCSGAGNCEDGGQTSGVFEYAMQTGLALDCNYPPYEAADDQCRIDYSKTPMVKIDGYDAVPANNEQALKYRVYLQPVSVHIEASYDLMLYQEGVFAGDCGTYLDHAVVAVGYGVTQDGVRYWIVKNSWGDQWGEGGYIRMIRDIGAKEGICGIAMYPIYPIKNCPCSPAIGDSAAAHPKRAGVAKDEL from the exons ATGGAGAGGCAGCACATCCTCCTGGTCGTGGCGGTGCTGGCCATAGGCGGCATTGCCATGGTGCAGGCCGGCGGGGCCGTCCCCTTCACGGAGAAGGACCTGGAGACAGAGGCGAGCCTGTGGAAGCTGTACGAGAAGTGGCGCGGCGTGCACACGGTGTCACGGGACCTCgcggagaagaaggccaagttcGAGGTGTTCAAGAAGAACGCCGCGTACGTGCACGAGTTCAACGGGCGCAAGGACAAGACCTACAAGCTCGGCCTCAACAGGTTCGCCGACATGACGCTCGATGAGTTCAAGAAGAAGTACACGGGCGCCAAGCCCGTCAACCGCAATGCCGTGAAGCCCAAGTACATGGGCTCCAAGGTCGCTGACGGTGACGTGCCAGACTCGTTCGACTGGAGAGACTATGGCGCCGTCACCCCTGTCAAGGACCAAGGGCAGTGCG GGAGTTGCTGGGCCTTCTCGGGCACGGAGTCGGTGGAAAGCATCAACGCCATCGTGACCGGGAACCTCTTGTCGCTTTCCGAGCAGCAGGTACTCGACTGCTCCGGCGCCGGCAACTGCGAAGACGGTGGCCAGACGTCCGGCGTGTTCGAGTACGCCATGCAGACCGGCCTTGCTTTGGACTGCAACTACCCACCCTACGAAGCCGCGGACGACCAGTGCAGGATCGACTAT AGCAAGACCCCGATGGTGAAGATCGACGGGTACGACGCGGTGCCGGCGAACAACGAGCAGGCGCTCAAGTACCGGGTGTACCTGCAGCCAGTGTCCGTCCACATCGAGGCGAGCTACGACCTGATGCTGTACCAGGAGGGGGTGTTCGCCGGCGACTGCGGGACGTATCTGGACCACGCGGTGGTGGCGGTCGGCTACGGCGTGACACAGGATGGCGTGCGCTACTGGATCGTCAAGAACTCGTGGGGTGATCAGTGGGGCGAGGGAGGATACATCCGGATGATCCGCGACATCGGCGCCAAGGAGGGCATCTGCGGCATTGCCATGTACCCCATCTACCCCATCAAGAACTGCCCATGCAGCCCTGCTATCGGCGACAGTGCTGCTGCTCATCCCAAACGTGCCGGTGTCGCCAAGGATGAGCTCTGA